The proteins below are encoded in one region of Mus caroli chromosome 10, CAROLI_EIJ_v1.1, whole genome shotgun sequence:
- the Sumo3 gene encoding small ubiquitin-related modifier 3 isoform X1, whose amino-acid sequence MSEEKPKEGVKTENDHINLKVAGQDGSVVQFKIKRHTPLSKLMKAYCERQGLSMRQIRFRFDGQPINETDTPAQLEMEDEDTIDVFQQQTGGSASRGSVPTPNRCPDLCY is encoded by the exons ATGTCGGAAGAGAAGCCCAAG GAGGGTGTGAAGACAGAGAATGACCACATCAACCTGAAAGTGGCggggcaggatggctcagtggtacagttcAAGATCAAGAGGCACACTCCACTGAGCAAGCTGATGAAGGCCTACTGTGAGAGGCAG gGCTTGTCAATGAGGCAGATTCGATTCCGGTTTGATGGACAACCAATCAATGAAACAGACACTCCAGCCCAG CTGGAGATGGAGGATGAGGACACCATTGATGTATTCCAGcagcagacaggaggatcagcCTCCCGAGGGAGCGTCCCCACACCCAACCGTTGTCCTGACCTGTGCTATTGA
- the Sumo3 gene encoding small ubiquitin-related modifier 3 isoform X2 — protein sequence MTTVLAQEGVKTENDHINLKVAGQDGSVVQFKIKRHTPLSKLMKAYCERQGLSMRQIRFRFDGQPINETDTPAQLEMEDEDTIDVFQQQTGGSASRGSVPTPNRCPDLCY from the exons ATGACCACTGTCTTGGCTCAG GAGGGTGTGAAGACAGAGAATGACCACATCAACCTGAAAGTGGCggggcaggatggctcagtggtacagttcAAGATCAAGAGGCACACTCCACTGAGCAAGCTGATGAAGGCCTACTGTGAGAGGCAG gGCTTGTCAATGAGGCAGATTCGATTCCGGTTTGATGGACAACCAATCAATGAAACAGACACTCCAGCCCAG CTGGAGATGGAGGATGAGGACACCATTGATGTATTCCAGcagcagacaggaggatcagcCTCCCGAGGGAGCGTCCCCACACCCAACCGTTGTCCTGACCTGTGCTATTGA